One segment of Primulina tabacum isolate GXHZ01 chromosome 6, ASM2559414v2, whole genome shotgun sequence DNA contains the following:
- the LOC142548974 gene encoding F-box protein CPR1-like: protein MRNLPLDIIVDILCRLPVKSLKRFRAVSRWWCFQIDSQDFVKLHLRRSLVSNSNRNLILGGLALYSIDLDSLDKAHVIKPPFYYQSVDSISNSCNGLVVVTSEPPVLWNPFSRYYKILPQTAIGRPNAGDSYCKVSYGFGYDSVNDVYKVVRVEEVRNTITHVWVYSKAKIYSTKSNSWEMIEDFPYPLPFLRGTWRVHVNGALHTLIEKLEHLRSGEFVKIMAFNIETEEHFEVMMPQGVRFRGVNASLDVIGGCLCIVSANTSGVVIWAMKEYGVKGSWTKLLSIRPPLIERDDFVKPLVYSSDGERILLNCDDKDLAWYDLKKKTVQIVSVDGLPFMFYAEVCVESLVGFEVPGQVKKLGTEKKKRNKYLNKRDNFLSEGFNLVL from the exons ATGCGTAATCTTCCTTTGGATATCATCGTGGACATACTCTGCCGCCTACCCGTCAAATCCCTCAAGCGATTTCGCGCTGTTTCAAGATGGTGGTGTTTCCAGATAGACAGTCAAGATTTCGTCAAATTGCACTTGCGTCGCTCCTTGGTTTCTAATTCCAACCGTAATCTGATTCTGGGAGGTCTCGCCCTGTATTCGATCGATTTGGATTCGCTCGACAAGGCTCATGTTATCAAGCCCCCTTTTTATTATCAGAGTGTGGACAGTATCAGCAACTCTTGCAATGGTTTGGTGGTTGTGACGAGTGAGCCTCCCGTTTTGTGGAACCCCTTTTCAAGGTATTATAAGATTTTGCCCCAAACTGCTATTGGGCGGCCAAATGCTGGGGATTCTTACTGTAAGGTTTCGTATGGTTTTGGTTATGATTCGGTGAATGATGTTTATAAGGTTGTCAGAGTTGAGGAAGTGAGGAACACGATAACCCATGTGTGGGTGTATTCTAAGGCTAAGATTTACAGCACTAAATCGAATTCGTGGGAGATGATTGAGGACTTCCCTTATCCGCTGCCCTTCTTGAGAGGGACCTGGCGCGTGCACGTCAATGGAGCATTGCATACGCTGATAGAGAAGCTTGAGCACCTGAGATCCGGTGAATTTGTTAAAATAATGGCTTTTAATATTGAGACTGAGGAGCATTTTGAAGTGATGATGCCGCAGGGAGTTCGGTTCAGGGGTGTTAATGCGAGTTTAGATGTGATCGGAGGGTGTCTATGTATTGTTTCTGCCAACACCTCTGGGGTTGTCATTTGGGCGATGAAAGAATATGGTGTGAAGGGATCATGGACTAAACTGCTATCAATTAGACCACCTTTAATTGAGCGGGATGATTTTGTGAAGCCTTTGGTCTACTCAAGTGATGGTGAACGAATTCTTTTGAATTGTGATGATAAAGATCTTGCTTGGTATGATTTAAAGAAGAAAACTGTTCAAATTGTCTCTGTTGATGGTTTGCCTTTCATGTTTTATGCTGAGGTTTGTGTCGAGAGTCTTGTGGGGTTCGAGGTCCCGGGACAAGTCAAGAAACTGGGAACAGAGAAAAAGAAGAGAAATAAGTATCTGAATAAAAG GGATAATTTCTTGTCAGAGGGATTCAACTTGGTGCTATAA
- the LOC142548975 gene encoding serine/threonine/tyrosine-protein kinase HT1-like, whose product MASSCFNPFRLRKSKSKSMSSVPSSSRGQLDYGSVNMERKRFDSLESWSMILDSENVENWETSKDDLEEWTADLSQLFIGNKFASGAHSRIYRGIYKQRAVAVKMVRIPTHKEETRALLEQQFKSEVALLSRLYHPNIVQFVAACKKPPVYCIITEYMSQGTLRMYLNKKEPYSLSIETILRLALDISRGMEYLHSQGVMHRDLKSNNLLLNDEMRVKVADFGTSCLETRSNETKGNMGTYRWMAPEMIKEKPYTRKVDVYSFGIVLWELTTALLPFQGMTPVQAAFAVADKDERPPFPPSCQPALAHLIKRCWGANPSKRPDFSEIVSTLEKYDERAKEGLPLTLNSTIVSRNAILKRLKGCVSISSSISIHA is encoded by the exons ATGGCTTCATCATGTTTCAACCCGTTCCGGCTTCGGAAATCGAAGAGTAAATCTATGTCGTCGGTCCCTTCATCTTCAAGGGGACAGTTGGATTACGGGAGTGTGAACATGGAGAGGAAGAGATTCGACAGTTTGGAATCGTGGTCGATGATCTTGGACTCGGAAAATGTCGAGAACTGGGAAACGTCGAAGGATGATCTAGAGGAATGGACGGCTGATCTTTCTCAGTTATTTATTGGCAACAAGTTTGCTTCTGGTGCGCACAGCAGAATTTACAGAGGAATATATAAGCAGAGAGCTGTTGCTGTGAAAATGGTGAGAATCCCGACCCACAAAGAGGAGACTAGAGCTTTGCTGGAGCAGCAATTTAAGAGTGAGGTTGCCCTGCTTTCACGtttatatcatcccaatatagtgcAG TTCGTTGCTGCTTGTAAGAAGCCTCCTGTCTATTGTATCATAACCGAGTACATGTCACAAGGAACACTAAGGATGTATCTTAACAAGAAGGAGCCATACTCTCTCTCAATCGAGACGATCCTGAGGTTGGCCCTTGATATATCTCGAGGAATGGAGTATCTTCATTCCCAGGGTGTGATGCACAGAGACCTCAAATCAAACAACTTACTTCTAAATGATGAGATGCGCGTTAAGGTTGCGGACTTTGGTACTTCTTGTCTAGAAACTCGGTCTAACGAAACCAAAGGAAACATGGGGACATATCGTTGGATGGCACCTGAGATGATCAAGGAGAAGCCTTATACTAGGAAAGTCGACGTCTATAGTTTCGGGATCGTGCTGTGGGAACTTACGACGGCCTTGCTCCCTTTCCAAGGAATGACTCCCGTGCAAGCTGCTTTTGCTGTTGCTGATAAG GATGAGCGGCCACCATTTCCACCAAGCTGTCAGCCTGCACTAGCACACTTGATAAAGCGTTGCTGGGGTGCGAACCCCTCCAAACGTCCCGATTTTAGCGAAATCGTGTCGACACTGGAAAAGTACGATGAACGTGCCAAGGAGGGACTGCCACTAACTCTCAACTCGACAATTGTTAGTCGGAATGCAATTCTCAAGCGATTGAAAGGTTGTGTGTCCATTAGTTCATCCATATCTATACACGCCTGA
- the LOC142548976 gene encoding putative membrane protein At1g16860, whose protein sequence is MSNRTASHRLSNGLFVSGRSEHKPKERHPTLPSCPVPYTGGDVKKSGDLGKMHGVGDHPSVASPKIPSRLPSSSQTNSGSSRSGSNSGQLGSKSDSSGPLIKKSSSSSFSGHMTPIQPTGLITSVPLGSSSSNRRSGQLDTPSAPSSFNKNMYGAAVTSLGEEEVKLEYKLSRVAVWVFLVVLVVGLVVGAFLLAAVKNAVVMVAVVALIVPAVVVIIWNFAYKKQGVLQFLSKYPDAELRGVVDGQYVKITGVVTCGSIPLETSFQKVPRCVYTLSELYEYRGCGGKPSNTKQCFFSWGCRHSEKYVADFYISDFKSGLRALVKAGYGAKVTPFVKPTTIVDVTKNNKDLSPNFLSWLSARGLSGDDRVLRLKEGCVKEGSTVSVMGIIRCHDNVVMIVPPTEPISTGCRWPCCLFPTYIEGLVLTSDENQNSEAIPV, encoded by the exons ATGAGTAATCGAACAGCTTCGCACCGACTGAGCAATGGCCTCTTCGTTTCGGGTCGATCCGAACACAAGCCCAAGGAACGTCACCCCACATTGCCGTCGTGCCCAGTTCCGTACACTGGCGGCGACGTTAAGAAATCCGGCGACCTTGGAAAAATGCACGGCGTCGGCGACCACCCTTCCGTGGCTTCCCCCAAGATTCCCTCACGCCTCCCGTCTTCTTCTCAGACCAACAGCGGATCTTCCAGATCCGGCTCGAATTCTGGCCAGCTAGGGAGCAAGTCCGACAGCTCTGGACCATTGATCAAGAAGTCCTCCTCCTCTTCCTTCTCCGGGCACATGACGCCAATTCAGCCTACGGGGCTTATTACATCCGTCCCACTGGGCTCGTCCAGCTCCAACCGCCGTTCCGGCCAACTTGACACGCCTTCCGCGCCGAGCtcgtttaataaaaatatgtacgGTGCCGCTGTGACGAGCTTGGGGGAGGAGGAGGTGAAATTAGAATATAAGTTGTCGAGAGTTGCCGTGTGGGTGTTCCTGGTGGTGTTGGTCGTCGGGTTGGTGGTTGGCGCGTTCCTCTTGGCCGCCGTGAAGAACGCGGTGGTTATGGTTGCGGTGGTTGCGCTTATTGTCCCTGCAGTGGTGGTTATAATATGGAATTTCGCGTATAAAAAGCAAGGGGTTTTGCAGTTTTTAAGCAAGTATCCGGATGCTGAGCTGCGGGGCGTGGTTGATGGGCAGTACGTCAAGATTACTGGG GTTGTTACTTGTGGCAGTATACCTCTCGAAACTTCATTTCAGAAGGTGCCAAGATGTGTATACACTTTGTCTGAATTGTATGAATACAGAGGTTGCGGTGGAAAACCAAGCAACACTAAACAGTGTTTTTTCTCTTGGGGATGCAGACATTCAGAG AAGTACGTTGCTGATTTTTATATATCAGACTTCAAGTCTGGATTGAGAGCTTTAGTGAAAGCAGGCTATGGTGCTAAAGTCACCCCATTTGTCAAACCAACTACAATTGTGGATGTAACCAAGAATAATAAAGATTTGTCTCCAAACTTTCTAAGCTGGCTCTCCGCTAGAGGTTTGTCTGGTGATGACCGTGTGCTGCGCCTCAAAGAAGG TTGTGTCAAAGAAGGAAGTACCGTAAGCGTAATGGGGATCATTCGTTGCCATGATAATGTGGTCATGATTGTTCCACCCACAGAACCTATTTCAACAGGCTGCCGCTGGCCATGTTGCCTTTTCCCAACATACATCGAGGGTCTTGTGTTAACAAGCGATGAAAACCAGAATAGTGAGGCGATCCCTGTATAG